DNA from Leucobacter aridicollis:
GCGCGGCCGCTCGTCGATCCCGAGCTGGGACGACATCCTGTTCGGCACCCGCAGCGACGACGACCCTGCATAGCGACGGCGCCTGGCGGCGCCACGCCGTGCGGCGCTAAGACCGCACGGCACGAGCGCGGCGCTAATACCGCCCTACGCTAGCGCTGCGCAGCACCGAGGATCTCGACGGCCTTGGCGAACCCCGACTGCGCGAGCGCGCCAGCGGAGATCAGCGGGATCCCGCGCTCCTCGTCGGTCCACGAGCCGTGCTGTCCGACCATGTCGAGGGACTGCGGATCGTCGGCTGTCGTGTAGTAGGCGCACTGCCCGCGCGCCGCGAGAATGACGTCACCAACTCGCTCGGCCACGCCGGGCGCGACCGCGCTGCCGAACAAGCCAGCGGCGAACGCCTCGTCGCGCGTCGTGACCCACGCCCGCTTCCCCTCGCGGGCAGCGAGCCAGGCCGCGAACGCGTCGGCGTCGCCGGCGGGATCGATGAAGAACGTCCGGAACCGAGGCTCACCCCCGACCTCGATCACGTCGGCGAACGCGGGATCACTGAGATCGAACACGACCTGCTGGTGCGACTCGACGTCAACCATTCCGTGATCTGCGGTGACGACGACCCCCGTCTGCGCGGGGAGCCCGGTCAGGAAGTCGCCGACCGCGCGGTCCAGCTGCTCAAGCCGGTCCGACCACTGTCGGCTCTGCCAGCCGAACTGATGCCCAGCGCGATCGAGCTCGTCGACGTAGACGTACGCAAGCGTGGGCGCGCCCCCTGCGAGATCGCCTGTCGCGGCCGCGAGCCGCTCGGCGATGGTGTCGCCGCCAACATACTCGGCGCCGGTCAGGATCGCGCGGGTGAGGCCACTACCAGAGTGGGCGGGGCGCCCATAGACGCGCGCACGTAGGCCGAGCCGCGAGGCGGCCTCGAACAGCGGTTCAGCGTGCTGCCAGCTGCGAACGTCAGCGATTCCCTCCCAGTCGCGCAGGGGCGATAGGAGGCCAAGCTCTGGGTGCATGATCCGGTAGCCGACGAGCCCGTGCTCCGCGGGAAGCCGCCCGGTGGTGAGCGTCGTCAGCGCCGCTCCCGTTGTCGACGGCGTGACCGTCGTGATTCGCCGATGGGACAGCCCGGCGAGCGTCGGGGCGTGCCCTTTGCGTGCCTTGAGGTTGGCGCTTCCCAGGCCGTCGACCGCGAGCACGACCAGCGAGCGCAGCGGAGGCACGAGGGCGAGTGCCCGGGCCTCGCGGTCGGCCGCCTCGGCTGACGCCGGCCCACCGAGCGCACTTCGCAGCACCTCGCCGGCCGGCAGATCGTTTCCGAGGGCGAGCGCGGCGAGACCAGTCGGCACAATCGCGGCAAGCCTCCCGCCGTTGTCGGTGGCAGTCGGTAGCATATTCCCATTATGGCCGACGTAACCGACATGGATACTCCAGGCGCAGCCCATGAGGCCGCCGGTGAGCGCATCGAAGATATCGACATCTCTCACGAGATGGAGGGATCGTTCCTTGAGTATGCCTATTCCGTCATCTACTCCCGCGCACTCCCTGACGCGCGCGACGGACTGAAGCCCGTCCAGCGGCGCATCCTCTACATGATGACCGACATGGGCCTGCGCCCCGACAAGGGTCACGTGAAGTCTGCGCGCGTCGTTGGCGAGGTGATGGGCAAGCTTCACCCGCACGGCGACTCGTCGATCTACGACGCGCTGGTGCGCCTGTCACAGGACTTTGCGATGCGCCTGCCGCTCGTCGATGGCCATGGCAACTTCGGCTCGCTCGACGACGGCCCGGCCGCGTCCCGATACACGGAGGCTCGGCTCGCTGGCGCCGCCCTCGCGATGACCGAGGCGCTCGACGAAGACGTCGTCGACTTCATCCCCAACTACGACAACCAGTTGCTCCAGCCCGAGGTGCTGCCCTCCGCGGTGCCCAACCTGCTCGTCAACGGCGCGAGCGGCATCGCGGTCGGCATGGCGACGAACCTCGCGCCGCACAACCTCATCGAGACGATCGAGGGCGCGAAGCACCTGCTCTACCACCCCGACGCATCGGTCGAAGAGCTCATGGAGTTCATCCCCGGCCCCGACCTCCCCGGTGGCGGCACGATCGTGGGCCTCGACGGGGTGACTGATGCCTACCGCACGGGCCGCGGCGCGTTCCGCACCCGCGCGAAGGTGTCGATCGAGCAGATCGGCCCGCGCCGTACGGGCCTCGTCGTCACCGAGCTGCCCTACCTCGTCGGCCCGGAGCGAGTGATCGAAAAGATCAAGCAGGGCGTCGAGAACAAGAAGATCACGGGCATCACCGATGTTGTCGATCTGTCAGACCGGAAAAACGGGCTGAAGCTTGTCATCACGCTGAAGACCGGCTTCTCCCCCGAGGCTGTCCTCGAGCTGCTGTACCGGTACACCCCGCTCGAGGACTCGTTCAGCATCAACTCTGTCGCGCTCGTCGACGGCCAGCCCCAGACGCTGAGCCTGCGCGAAATGCTTCGCGTGTTCCTGGATCATCGTCTCGCCGTCGTGACGCGCCGCAGCGAGTACCGCCTCCGGAAGCGCCGCGAGCGCCTGCACCTTGTCGAGGGCCTACTCATCGCGATCCTCGACATCGATGAGGTCATCCAGGTCATTCGCACGAGCGATGACGCCGAGGAGGCCAGGACCCGGCTGCAGCAGGTGTTCGACCTGTCGGAACTGCAAGCGGAGTACATCCTTGAGCTGCGCCTGCGCAGGCTCACGAAGTTCTCGCGCGTCGAACTCGAGGCGGAGCGCGATCAGCTCAACGCAGAGATCGCTGCGCTGCTCGAGATCCTCGGCAGCAAGGAGCGTCTGAAGGCCGTCGTCGCGAGCGAGCTCGACCAGGCTTCGGCAGCCTACGGCACGCCCCGCAGGACCCTGCTCACTGGGGCGGTCGCGCGGCCATCGCGCGCAGCGGTCTCCCCCGATGCCATGCAGGTCGCGGACACGCCGTGCACCGTGCTGCTTTCGGCGACCGGTCGCGCCCTGCGCGTCGACCGCGATCCCGACGCCCCCGACGCCACGCGAGCGGCGCCGCGCGCGACGAAGCACGGTGCTGTCGCTGCGCGAGTCGCGACGACAGTCCGCGGTGAGCTCGGCGCGATCCTGTCCGATGGCACGCTTCACCGCTTCACCCCCGTCGATCTCCCGCTCGTTCCCGGCGCGTCGATCGCGTTCTCCGCGGGAGTCAAGCTCACCGAGTACATCGGGCTCACGGACAAGAAGCAGCGGATCGTCGGCATCGTGCCGCTCGATTCGGAGGAGCCGGTCGGCGTCTTCACGGCCCAGGGCACCGTCAAGCGCGTCGTGCTGACAGATCTGCCCGCGCGCCCCGAGTTCGAGGTCATCACCCTCAAGCCTGGCGACGCGGTCGTCGCGGCGTTCCCGGCGCCCGACTCCGCCGAGTTCGCGGCCGTCACGAGCGACGCGCAGCTGCTGCGGTTTGCCGCGTCAGCGGTGCGCCCGCAGGGCCGGCCGGCCGGTGGCATGGCCGGCATGAAGCTCGGCTCCGATGCGCGCGTCATCTTCGCCTCGGCGATCGAGGCCGACGCTGAGGCGCGCGTCGCCACGGTGGCGGAGGGATCCGACGAGAACGCCCTGCTGAGCACCGATGCCGCATCCGCGAAGATCTCGGACTGGGCTGAATTCCCAGCTAAGGGGCGCGCGACCGGCGGCGTGCGCGCGCAGCGCTTCCTCAAGGGTGAGGATCGGCTCGTCGCCGCGTGGGTCGGCACGGGCGAACCGCGCGCGATCGCGGCCGACGGGAGTGCACGCAAGCTGCCGGAGGAGCTCGGCAAGCGCGACGGCTCCGGAAGTCCGCTCGAACACAGCGTTGCCTTCATCGGTGAGGCGCCGTAGCGCCAACGGTATCGGCGAGGCGCCCGAGCGCTTCGACGAGTAGCCAAGCACCGGGGTGCGAGACCGCGTCTCGCACCCCGTCCTGCTAGCCGCCGAGCGCGCGAATCACCTGCGCTGCGGCGACGTGCCCGCCGTTTTCCGCGAGCGCGAGCGCGGCGACACCGTCGCCGCCCGTTGCGCGGGGGTCGGCGCCGGCCCGCAGGGCGGCGACCACCGCGGTCGTGTCGCCCTGCTGAGCTGCCTCGACGAGCGCGGCGGCGGGGTCGCTCGGTGCGGCCGCGGCGGCCAGCGCGCGCAGCACCTCGGCCTGGGCGGTGAAGCCGCGCTCCTCGGCCATCTGCAGCGGCGTGAGGCCCTCCGACACCGAGAGCGTGTCGAGCGCTGCCCCGCCCGCGACGAGCACCCGCAGCGTCGCCGCATACGTTGGATCGTCGCGACCGAGCCACACTGCCTCATGGATCGCCTGGTATCCGAGATTGTTGACGTGGTTGACGTCGACGCCGGCGCGGATGAGTGCGCCAGAGATGTCCCAGTGGCCCCGCTCAGCCGCCCGGATCAGCCCGGTGCCGTCCCAACTGTCGAGGGCCTTCACGTCGGCACCGTGCTTCAGGGTGAGTCGCAGCAGGTCGCCCCTGCCCTCGCTCGTCGCGATGAGGTAGGCGGACTGCACGGTATCGTCCGCAGCGTTAACGTCGGCGCCCCAGCCGATGAGCTGTTCCGCGGCGGCGACGTCGTTCGCCCAGGCCGCGTCGCGGAGCCGTTGGTCGAGCTGGGCCTGCGTGAGGTCCGGCTTCTCCGGCGTCGCGGGCTCGGCCGGCTCCTCGGGCTTGGGGGTTTCCGCAGGGTCGGCATTCGGCTTCGCTGGCGTCGTCGTCGCTGGCGCCTCGCCAGGCTCGGGCGCGCACCCGGCGAGCCCGAAGCCGAGCGTCGCAAGCGCAACCGCGGCGGTCGCCGCGCGTAGTCGGGTCTTCATGAGTGCTTCTCCTCGCTGCTTGTCACCCAACCGTAGATGAGACCGGGCGTGCATGGTTGATTGTTCGCGGCTGGTCGCCGCTCGTGGTTCGGGCGTCCGCGCGGCCCGCGCCGCGCCTCGGATGGGATCGGGCTACAACCCGATCAGGGCGACGCCACAGACAACAACGACCGCAGCCGTCAGTCTGAGCACGGGATTGCTCTCGCGGTAGCGGATCACGCCGTACAGCCCGACGAGCACGACGCT
Protein-coding regions in this window:
- a CDS encoding alkaline phosphatase family protein — its product is MLPTATDNGGRLAAIVPTGLAALALGNDLPAGEVLRSALGGPASAEAADREARALALVPPLRSLVVLAVDGLGSANLKARKGHAPTLAGLSHRRITTVTPSTTGAALTTLTTGRLPAEHGLVGYRIMHPELGLLSPLRDWEGIADVRSWQHAEPLFEAASRLGLRARVYGRPAHSGSGLTRAILTGAEYVGGDTIAERLAAATGDLAGGAPTLAYVYVDELDRAGHQFGWQSRQWSDRLEQLDRAVGDFLTGLPAQTGVVVTADHGMVDVESHQQVVFDLSDPAFADVIEVGGEPRFRTFFIDPAGDADAFAAWLAAREGKRAWVTTRDEAFAAGLFGSAVAPGVAERVGDVILAARGQCAYYTTADDPQSLDMVGQHGSWTDEERGIPLISAGALAQSGFAKAVEILGAAQR
- a CDS encoding DNA gyrase/topoisomerase IV subunit A; amino-acid sequence: MADVTDMDTPGAAHEAAGERIEDIDISHEMEGSFLEYAYSVIYSRALPDARDGLKPVQRRILYMMTDMGLRPDKGHVKSARVVGEVMGKLHPHGDSSIYDALVRLSQDFAMRLPLVDGHGNFGSLDDGPAASRYTEARLAGAALAMTEALDEDVVDFIPNYDNQLLQPEVLPSAVPNLLVNGASGIAVGMATNLAPHNLIETIEGAKHLLYHPDASVEELMEFIPGPDLPGGGTIVGLDGVTDAYRTGRGAFRTRAKVSIEQIGPRRTGLVVTELPYLVGPERVIEKIKQGVENKKITGITDVVDLSDRKNGLKLVITLKTGFSPEAVLELLYRYTPLEDSFSINSVALVDGQPQTLSLREMLRVFLDHRLAVVTRRSEYRLRKRRERLHLVEGLLIAILDIDEVIQVIRTSDDAEEARTRLQQVFDLSELQAEYILELRLRRLTKFSRVELEAERDQLNAEIAALLEILGSKERLKAVVASELDQASAAYGTPRRTLLTGAVARPSRAAVSPDAMQVADTPCTVLLSATGRALRVDRDPDAPDATRAAPRATKHGAVAARVATTVRGELGAILSDGTLHRFTPVDLPLVPGASIAFSAGVKLTEYIGLTDKKQRIVGIVPLDSEEPVGVFTAQGTVKRVVLTDLPARPEFEVITLKPGDAVVAAFPAPDSAEFAAVTSDAQLLRFAASAVRPQGRPAGGMAGMKLGSDARVIFASAIEADAEARVATVAEGSDENALLSTDAASAKISDWAEFPAKGRATGGVRAQRFLKGEDRLVAAWVGTGEPRAIAADGSARKLPEELGKRDGSGSPLEHSVAFIGEAP
- a CDS encoding ankyrin repeat domain-containing protein — protein: MKTRLRAATAAVALATLGFGLAGCAPEPGEAPATTTPAKPNADPAETPKPEEPAEPATPEKPDLTQAQLDQRLRDAAWANDVAAAEQLIGWGADVNAADDTVQSAYLIATSEGRGDLLRLTLKHGADVKALDSWDGTGLIRAAERGHWDISGALIRAGVDVNHVNNLGYQAIHEAVWLGRDDPTYAATLRVLVAGGAALDTLSVSEGLTPLQMAEERGFTAQAEVLRALAAAAAPSDPAAALVEAAQQGDTTAVVAALRAGADPRATGGDGVAALALAENGGHVAAAQVIRALGG